Genomic segment of Acinetobacter larvae:
TCGATGAATATAGCGCGGCTTTCTTAGAAATTTTAGCCAGCTATTGCTTAATCACTGACAGCCCTATGTTAGATGAAGAAGAACAGAACCAGATCGAACGTAACCAAGCAGAAGTGGTCAATCGTGGTCGTGCCCCCAATGCCAAAATTCTTATTGCAGAACAAAGCATTGGCTTAGACCAATGGATTGCACAGCATCTTGAGCACATGCAACCTTATGCAGAATACTTAGATCAAGCCTATACAACTGATTTATATAGCACTGCTCTACAACGTATGTTGCAACGTAATCGTGATGTGGATGTGACGCTTTCTGCTCAGGTCATTCATGACACCATTCAGCACGGTGGCACATGGAGTTTTGGTAGTTATATGGCGCAACAACATGTGCAGTATTATCAAAGTCTGCAATGCAAACCAGAAATACAGACTTATTTTAATGCGCTCACCGAAACTTCTTTGCAACAACAACAGCAACTTGAAAGTGATCATTCTATAACTTTTGAACAATATCTTGAAAAATTTAGATAAAATCTAAGAGGCTCTCGCATGCAATGGCGTAATTATCGATTTGTTAGCGGTATTTTATTTTTAGCAAGTGTCATCGGTATGGCCTTTGCCCTATATTTAGAGCACGTAAAAGGCTTAGATCCGTGCCCTTTGTGTATCTTCCAACGCATTGGTCTGATTGGGCTAGGCTTTTTCTCATTATTGGCGTTCTTGCACAACCCCAACAGCAATGTTGCCAAGCGTGTGTACGCTGCACTTGCTAGTATTTCAATCTTATGGTCTTTGGCGATCGCAGGACGTCATATCTGGATACAAAGCTTACCACCAGACCAAGTACCAAGCTGTGGACCTGGACTTGACTATCTTGTCAGCGCACTCCCATTACAAGTCGTATTCCAAGAAGTACTCTCTGGTTCAGGAGAATGTGCTGCCATTGACTGGCAGTTCTTAGGGCTAGCCTTACCAGTCTGGTCAAGTGTCTTCTTTGCAATCCTTACACTGATTGGTATTTGGCAAGCGCTACGGTCTTATCCGCGTTAAAACGCTTTATACAGCGTTTTGATCCTTGTGCTCTGCAAGTACGACATAATACCAAGTAACAACCATACCAAGTAAAAACCGTATAGTGCGTAGCTATACGGTTTTTACTTGGGCTAAGACTTTAAGCTCATGACTTTGAGCTAATGACTTTGAGCTAATGACTTTGAGCTAAGATACGGCGCTTTCAGTATAGTTGTTTTTGCCTGTCACAGGTGCAACATATTGATGGATACAATGCAAAGCTGCAGGATCTTTTTGATCTTCAGACGGATAAAACCATGTACAAATTTGTTCTGCAATTTGTGGATGATGCTGCAATTCAAAATGATTCAAACCATAAAAAATCGCCTTATTGGATTCAGGCAATTTCAAACGAAAACGTGGATTGGGATGTTCACCCAAAGCACTTTTTACACTCACTAAACCATCGCCTATAATCTGTAGCGGTCGGTTATTTTTACTTTCAAACTCTAAAGTGCCTGCCACCAAGTAAGTATTGATATGACTAGGCAAAGGTGCTGGCTTACGATTGTCATCGATCAGACCAATACGGGCTTGGTTATATTCCCAGTCATCATCCCGCACACTGCCATAACGTAAATCTAAGATGCCATTACTACGAATATTTACGATGTAACTCAATAGCTTAATAATAGGCAAATGACCTATTTTTTCTTGTAAAGCATAGCCAAAACGTTCTAAGGCGGCACCATGATGCGGTGATCCCAAACACACGAGATTTTCGACTCGATGTATCCATTGCTGTAGATTTTGCTTGCCATAAAATAATGCACTGCGACAAACCAGCCCCCCCATACTGTGTCCGATCAGATCAATACTGCGAATATCAGGGTTTTGTTCAACCAATTCATTGAGTAAATATGCAAAGCTGCGACCATTGGCAGAAATACGGCGTCCAGTGTTATAGCTCAGATAAAGCATATGGTTATTATCACGCTGAGCCAGCAACTTTTCGGCAATGCCACCTGTGGAATGGTTCCAATCTAAATGGGTCATGCACAGACCATGCACAAAAATCACCACACGACCTGCCAGATCGCCCTGCTGCACCATACCATAATGATCATAGAGCACCATCGGCACAGCCAGCGGATTTTGTTTGGCATGTAAATAATCCCCCAATAAGCCATTGAGTGCTCCGAGCAGCACTTGCGCAATTGGGCTAATCGGTTTGTGTTGCAAATCGGGGAATAGATTGATGAGGCGACGCAAACTGGGCGCAACCCAATAACGCCCATAACGTTGCAAGTTCACATAACCTGCGCGGTGGAAACGTTGTACTTTCTGCATTTTTTGGAATTTTCGGGTCTTGCTACGACTCACACCAAGTACCTTGAGCAACACATCGCGCTGTAGCATTTCAATCACATCTCGCATAACACTGCTCACTGGCGTACTGACCAGTTGGGCAATGCCTTCTAATAGATCTGCCTGACTCAGGGGGGTGTTGCGCAAAGTACAATAGCTTTCATGCAGTGGTGTTAAACTCGGCATCTGTAGATTACATCCTTAATATCTCAATAGCATCACATCTGTTTCTTGTTTTAAATCATTGCATTAAAAAAAGCTTTATGATTTATAGTCGGTTTTTTGCCTGTTATTAACATACTGCTTGTTGCCGCTGAAATCCAATATATTGTTTAACAATTTGAATAAATTGTGTGATGTTATAATGGTTTCACGTATATCGCCGTCCTAAAATACGCGATAAACTACTGAACATTCGCAATCTCGCAGCATGGGATGCGAACAAAACTAAAACAATAGCGCCAACACTCGGTTTCCCGCCCAGCGCGTGATGGCTATAGGCACCCTATGCATATTTTGTATTTACATGGCTTTCGCAGTGGCACACAATCCATCAAAGCACAACAACTCAAAGCCTACTGTGCCAAGCATCGTCAGTTTACGTTTCATTGCCCTGATTTAAATGCACCACCACGCCAAGTCATCGCCAAACTTGCCGATATCTTGATGACCTTACAAGCCCAGCAACAGCCTGTAGCCCTGATTGGCAGCAGTCTGGGGGGCTTCTACGCGACGTATTTCGTCGCAAAATTTCACCTTCCTGTTGTTCTAATCAATCCAGTTGTGCGACCATGGCAGGTCTTTGCACAGCGCTACAATTTAGCTGATTTACCACTTTATATCAGCCCACAATGGCAGCTCGATGCAACCCAACTACAAGACCTCAAACTACTCGCGATCAATCGCTTAGCAACTGATGCCAAAGTGTTATTACTGATACAGCGAGGTGATGAAGTCTTGGATTATCGCGAAGCAGAGCGGTATTATAGTCAAGTTCCCCACAACAGCTTAATCATCAGTGAGTTAGGGGGAGACCACAGCATGTCGAATTTCTCAGATAAAATTCCCATGCTGCTTGAGTTTTTATCTTACTCTGTACAATAAAAGGAACAGTTATAACGTGTCTCAATATACGGCTCAGTCGCTTGAAGTACTTTCCGGTTTAGATCCTGTACGTCGTCGTCCTGGCATGTATACCGACACTTCTCGTCCCAACCACTTGGCACAAGAAGTGATTGATAATGCAGTCGACGAAGCACTAGCAGGCTATGCCAATACGATTCACGTCACAGTTCACCAAGATGGTTCGTTGTCTGTAGAAGACAATGGTCGTGGTATGCCTGTCGACATTCACCCCGAATATGGTCAATGTGGTATCGAAATCATTATGACCAAGCTACATGCTGGAGGTAAATTTAGTACCGATAACTATCAGTTTTCTGGTGGTTTGCATGGAGTGGGTATTTCTGTCGTCAATGCCTTATCTACACGAGTTGAGGTAGAAGTCAAACGCCAAGGCAATCTTTACCAAATGCAGTTTGAGCAAGGTGAAGCCACAGGACCACTCAATGTCCTCAATGGCAAAGTAGCCAAACGTGCGACAGGGACGCGTGTGCAGTTTTGGCCTGAAAGCAAATACTTTGATTCGCCTAAGTTTGCACTCAAAGCACTAAAACACAATCTAAAAGCAAAAGCCGTCCTCGCCGCAGGATTGCAAATCAATTATGTCGATGAAATTAATAACGAACAAATCACATGGCAATTTGAAAACGGTCTTGTCGACTATCTGATGGATGAACTGGCTGGTCGTGAAATCTTACCGCAACCCGCCTTTGTCAGCAGTGGTGAGGCTGAGCGTGCCAGCGCACAATTTGCTATTTGTTGGAATCTTGAGTCTGGTGAGCAAATCCATGAAAGTTATGTCAACCTCATCCCGACCGCACAAGGTGGAACACACGTCAATGGTTTACGGGCTGGGGTAACGGATGCAGTTCGTGAATTTTGTGATTTGCGTAATCTATTACCGCGTAATCTCAAACTGTCTGCGGAAGATGTCTGGGATGGCGTCAACTTTATCTTGTCCTTAAAGTTTCAAGAACCGCAATTCTCAGGTCAAACCAAAGAGCGACTTTCTAGCCGTGAAGCCTCAAACCTCATGCTAAACATGGCCAAAGATGCTTTTGCTTTATGGTTGAACCAAAATGCCGATGTTGCCATGCAATTGGCTGAGATGGCGATTGCCAAAGCTGGACGCCGTCTCAAGGCAGCAAAAAAAGTTGAGCGTAAAAAGATTGTCTCTGGACCCGCTTTACCCGGCAAATTGGCGGACTGTGTGGGTTTAACCCGTGAAGACTCAGAACTGTTTATTGTAGAAGGTGACTCTGCGGGTGGTTCAGCCAAACAAGCACGTGATAAAAACTTCCAAGCCATTATGCCGATCCGCGGTAAAATTCTAAATACTTGGGAAGTCGCTTCCGATGAAGTGCTTGCCTCACAAGAAGTACATGATATCGCCATTGCCATTGGGGTGGACCCTGGTAGTGAAGATCTTTCCGAACTGCGTTATGGCAAAATTTGTATCTTGGCAGATGCCGATTCAGATGGTCTACATATTGCGACCTTATTGTGCGCATTATTTGTCAAACATTTCCCCACTTTGGTCGAAGAAGGGCATCTATTTGTTGCAATGCCGCCGCTATTTCGCATCGATGACAACAAAGACGTGCACTATGCGCTTGATGATGAAGAATTGGAAAGTATTCTAAAACGCTGCAAGAGCAAAAACCCACAAATCACACGCTTTAAAGGGCTGGGTGAAATGAATGCCGGACAATTACGTGAAACCACCATGGACCCTAATACACGACGTTTAGTGCAATTGGATTTGGATGATATCCATCTAACTTATGGTTTACTAGATAAACTACTCGCCAAAAAACGCTCTGCCGATCGTAAGCATTGGTTAGAACAAAAAGGTAACTTAGCTGAGATTGTTGCTTAATACAGCTTGCGCACGTGCTATGCGCTGTTGTAATCGCGACATTTGCTTTAACACGTTTAGAGGAACCATGATGTTTCAACATATTCCCCCTTATGCGGGTGATCCAATTCTATCCTTGATGGAACAATTCAAAGCCGATCCCCGCCCTGAAAAAGTCAATCTCAGCATTGGTTTGTACTACAATGAAGACAGTATCGTGCCGCAATTACAATGCGTCATTAATGCCCAGCAAGCCTTACAAGCAGAACAAAACCAATGTAAGCTTTATTTGCCGATGGAAGGTTTACAACCTTATCGTCAAGCCATTCAGCAGTTACTCTTTGCTCAAGACAGCCCAGCACTCGCAGCACAACGTATTGCGACCATTCAAACCCTAGGTGGTTCAGGTGCATTAAAAGTAGCTGCCGACTTTCTCAAGCAATATTTTCCAGAAGCTGAGGTTTGGGTCAGCCAACCGACATGGGAAAACCATGTGGCAATTTTCCAAGGGGCCGGTTTTAACACCCATTTCTATCCTTATTTCGATGCACAAAGTGGTAGCGTCGACTTTGCTGCGATGTTGCAATGCTTGGCTCAATTGCCTGCACAGTCCATCGTCTTGTTACACCCTTGTTGCCATAACCCAACGGGTGCCGATCTCAGTCCGGAACAGTGGGATCAAGTCATTACTGTACTCCAACAACGCCAATTAATTGCCTTTTTGGATATCGCCTATCAAGGTTTTGCAGCAGACTTAGACCAAGATGCCTATGCCATTCGTGCGATGGATCGTGCGGGTCTCAACTTTATTGTCAGCAACTCTTTTTCTAAAATCTTTTCTTTATATGGCGAGCGTGTTGGTGGTTTAAGTATAGTCTGTGATGATGCGACTGCGGCAGCTGCAACACTAGGGCAGCTCAAAGCCACTGTACGTCGTATCTACTCTAGTCCACCGACCACTGGAGCGGCATTGGTCAACCACATCTTGCACGATGCAAACTTGGCTCAACAATGGCGAGATGAAGTCAAAAGCATGCGTGATCGCATAGACCAGATGCGTCACCGTCTCTACCAAAAACTGAGTCAGGCATGTCCCAAGCATGATTTTAGCTATTTGACCAAACAACACGGTATGTTTAGTTATACCGGCTTAAGCCCAGCACAAGTCGATACCTTACGTGAACAACATGCAATTTACTTGGTAGGCAGTGGTCGAATCTGTATTGCTGGTTTAAATGACCGTAACCTCGATACCGTGGCACAAGCCATTGCCAGCGTACTATAAACCGGTTTATAGCTCTGTGCCGCAACTGCAATTTTATGCTTTGGAGGGTCTACTCATCGCGGTAGACTTTCATCAAAAGCATTTTTAGTAGATACCTGCAGTGGTGTATCGCCCAATGGTGTATGGTCCAGTGGCTTATGCACCATTGCTAGTTTATCTGCCAAGTACTGGATAAAAACACGCAGCTTCGGCGCCAAATGCCGTGTCGGTGGGTAAAGTAGCCACGCACCACCACTATAATAGGTTTTAAAGGTCCAATCGGACAGCAGTAACTGTAAATCACCTCGTTGTAAGGCTGGTCGCGCGACAAAATAAGGCAAACTGGCAATGCCTAAGTGTTGTAAGGCAGCATCTAAACGAATGCCAGTATGGTTAGCCGCATAACGCCCCCGCACAGCCACCGTAACCGACTTTGTTCCCTGTTGAAACTTCCATTTTGAGTCCATGGCTTGCTCGCCTAAATAAATACACTGCTGCTGTTTGAGATCATGTGGATGTTGCGGCACGCCATGCTGTGCCAAATACTGCGGTGTTGCACAAATCACATGCTCTATCTCCATCAGCTTACGTCCCATTAAACCGCCAGGTGGCTGGTCGGTAATGCGAATCGCCAAATCTACGGCATCGTCGATTAGATCGATATAACGATCTTCTAGCAATAACTGCACATCAATCTGCGGATATAGATTTAAAAACTCAGGCAAATGCGGATGAATCATAAAATGCCCGACCGCTTTGGGGACACTCATACGAATCAGCCCCTGTGCCTCTTGTTGCCATGCCGATGAACATTGCATCACCGCCTGAGCGGCATTGACCATATCGACACAGCGCATATAGACGTGCTGACCACTTTCACTCAATCTTAATTTACGCGTGCTGCGTTGTAATAGCCGTGTTGCCAAGGCACGCTCTAAACGGGAGATAGCACGACTCACCGCAGATGGTGTCGTACCCATCTGCCGTGCCGTCTCGGAAAAACTTCCTGTCTCGACAACTTTGACAAAAGTTGCCATTTCATGCAGCAGCATCGCGTGTTGATTTGTGCTCATCAGGCAAAAGTGATTTCTATTTTAGAGTGATTATCACTTGGTACATCTAGAAATACAATCTATGCTCGCTTTCAGCATGAGATACTCAACAGTATGTGGCAATTGTACGGACAGGAATTCTTTAGCTTAGCTGTAATCCATTTCTTGGCAGTGATTTTACCCGGTCCTGACTTCCTGATTACCCTACAGCAAAGTTTAAAATATGGTCGCAAGCACGGCGTCATCACGGCACTGGGAATTGGTGCGGGTATTTCAGTACACGTTCTCTACACCCTAATCGGTGTAGCGATCTTATTTCAAACCCATGCTTGGCTCATGGCGAGCCTACAACTACTTGCCGCGGCCTATCTCTGCTATTTGGCACGGCATTGTTTAGCCAGTAGCACCGCACCCAATACAGCAACATTGGCAACCGCAACACCGTCGCGCGTGCCATCTTGGCAGCGTTCTTTTCTGACTGGTTTCTTCTGTAATGCATTGAATCCAAAAGCAACGATTTTCTTTCTAGCAATTTTTAGCAGTATCGTCAGCCCACAAACACCATTAAATATACAAATTGCTTATGGTGCTTGGATGTGTAGTATCAACGCATTGTGGTTCATTGTCGTCAGTTATATCTTTACCCAGCAACAAATCCGCCAGAAATTTTTGGCTTATAGCTGCTACATCGAGCGCATCATGGGTGGATTATTGATGCTGATTGCACTGCGAATTGGCTATGTGGCATTACAAAGCCTGTGTGGCACTGGCTAAGGTTTTTATACGGGCTATCCCCGACTTAGGCGCTCAATGACATCAACCTCGACGCATAAAACTCGAAACACAAAACTCGAAACACAAAAAAAGACCTAGCATCGGCTAGGTCTCTTTGCATCACTTAGGCATGGCTATGCTTTATTTAAATATTCAGCTTCATAGGCCAATGCTTTTTTCTCATCAAATTGTTTTTCCCACTTACTGATCACCAGCACTGCCAAGGCATTGCCGACAACGTTCAGTGCGGTACGTGCCATATCCAAGATACGGTCTACACCAGCAATAAATGCCAAACCTTCTAATGGGATACCCACCGTATGCAAGGTCGCCAACAACACCACAAAAGACACCCCAGGCACCCCTGCAATCCCTTTAGAGGTAATCATTAAGGTGACAACCAAAACGATCTGTTGGGTAATGGAAAGCTCAATCCCATATAACTGTGCAATAAAGATTGCCGCAATACTTTGATAGAGCGTA
This window contains:
- a CDS encoding amino acid aminotransferase, producing the protein MFQHIPPYAGDPILSLMEQFKADPRPEKVNLSIGLYYNEDSIVPQLQCVINAQQALQAEQNQCKLYLPMEGLQPYRQAIQQLLFAQDSPALAAQRIATIQTLGGSGALKVAADFLKQYFPEAEVWVSQPTWENHVAIFQGAGFNTHFYPYFDAQSGSVDFAAMLQCLAQLPAQSIVLLHPCCHNPTGADLSPEQWDQVITVLQQRQLIAFLDIAYQGFAADLDQDAYAIRAMDRAGLNFIVSNSFSKIFSLYGERVGGLSIVCDDATAAAATLGQLKATVRRIYSSPPTTGAALVNHILHDANLAQQWRDEVKSMRDRIDQMRHRLYQKLSQACPKHDFSYLTKQHGMFSYTGLSPAQVDTLREQHAIYLVGSGRICIAGLNDRNLDTVAQAIASVL
- a CDS encoding LysR family transcriptional regulator; the protein is MSTNQHAMLLHEMATFVKVVETGSFSETARQMGTTPSAVSRAISRLERALATRLLQRSTRKLRLSESGQHVYMRCVDMVNAAQAVMQCSSAWQQEAQGLIRMSVPKAVGHFMIHPHLPEFLNLYPQIDVQLLLEDRYIDLIDDAVDLAIRITDQPPGGLMGRKLMEIEHVICATPQYLAQHGVPQHPHDLKQQQCIYLGEQAMDSKWKFQQGTKSVTVAVRGRYAANHTGIRLDAALQHLGIASLPYFVARPALQRGDLQLLLSDWTFKTYYSGGAWLLYPPTRHLAPKLRVFIQYLADKLAMVHKPLDHTPLGDTPLQVSTKNAFDESLPR
- a CDS encoding YqiA/YcfP family alpha/beta fold hydrolase, which gives rise to MHILYLHGFRSGTQSIKAQQLKAYCAKHRQFTFHCPDLNAPPRQVIAKLADILMTLQAQQQPVALIGSSLGGFYATYFVAKFHLPVVLINPVVRPWQVFAQRYNLADLPLYISPQWQLDATQLQDLKLLAINRLATDAKVLLLIQRGDEVLDYREAERYYSQVPHNSLIISELGGDHSMSNFSDKIPMLLEFLSYSVQ
- a CDS encoding LysE family translocator, which produces MWQLYGQEFFSLAVIHFLAVILPGPDFLITLQQSLKYGRKHGVITALGIGAGISVHVLYTLIGVAILFQTHAWLMASLQLLAAAYLCYLARHCLASSTAPNTATLATATPSRVPSWQRSFLTGFFCNALNPKATIFFLAIFSSIVSPQTPLNIQIAYGAWMCSINALWFIVVSYIFTQQQIRQKFLAYSCYIERIMGGLLMLIALRIGYVALQSLCGTG
- the parE gene encoding DNA topoisomerase IV subunit B — protein: MSQYTAQSLEVLSGLDPVRRRPGMYTDTSRPNHLAQEVIDNAVDEALAGYANTIHVTVHQDGSLSVEDNGRGMPVDIHPEYGQCGIEIIMTKLHAGGKFSTDNYQFSGGLHGVGISVVNALSTRVEVEVKRQGNLYQMQFEQGEATGPLNVLNGKVAKRATGTRVQFWPESKYFDSPKFALKALKHNLKAKAVLAAGLQINYVDEINNEQITWQFENGLVDYLMDELAGREILPQPAFVSSGEAERASAQFAICWNLESGEQIHESYVNLIPTAQGGTHVNGLRAGVTDAVREFCDLRNLLPRNLKLSAEDVWDGVNFILSLKFQEPQFSGQTKERLSSREASNLMLNMAKDAFALWLNQNADVAMQLAEMAIAKAGRRLKAAKKVERKKIVSGPALPGKLADCVGLTREDSELFIVEGDSAGGSAKQARDKNFQAIMPIRGKILNTWEVASDEVLASQEVHDIAIAIGVDPGSEDLSELRYGKICILADADSDGLHIATLLCALFVKHFPTLVEEGHLFVAMPPLFRIDDNKDVHYALDDEELESILKRCKSKNPQITRFKGLGEMNAGQLRETTMDPNTRRLVQLDLDDIHLTYGLLDKLLAKKRSADRKHWLEQKGNLAEIVA
- a CDS encoding disulfide bond formation protein B produces the protein MQWRNYRFVSGILFLASVIGMAFALYLEHVKGLDPCPLCIFQRIGLIGLGFFSLLAFLHNPNSNVAKRVYAALASISILWSLAIAGRHIWIQSLPPDQVPSCGPGLDYLVSALPLQVVFQEVLSGSGECAAIDWQFLGLALPVWSSVFFAILTLIGIWQALRSYPR
- a CDS encoding PGAP1-like alpha/beta domain-containing protein, whose amino-acid sequence is MPSLTPLHESYCTLRNTPLSQADLLEGIAQLVSTPVSSVMRDVIEMLQRDVLLKVLGVSRSKTRKFQKMQKVQRFHRAGYVNLQRYGRYWVAPSLRRLINLFPDLQHKPISPIAQVLLGALNGLLGDYLHAKQNPLAVPMVLYDHYGMVQQGDLAGRVVIFVHGLCMTHLDWNHSTGGIAEKLLAQRDNNHMLYLSYNTGRRISANGRSFAYLLNELVEQNPDIRSIDLIGHSMGGLVCRSALFYGKQNLQQWIHRVENLVCLGSPHHGAALERFGYALQEKIGHLPIIKLLSYIVNIRSNGILDLRYGSVRDDDWEYNQARIGLIDDNRKPAPLPSHINTYLVAGTLEFESKNNRPLQIIGDGLVSVKSALGEHPNPRFRLKLPESNKAIFYGLNHFELQHHPQIAEQICTWFYPSEDQKDPAALHCIHQYVAPVTGKNNYTESAVS